One window from the genome of Vicia villosa cultivar HV-30 ecotype Madison, WI unplaced genomic scaffold, Vvil1.0 ctg.000131F_1_1_1, whole genome shotgun sequence encodes:
- the LOC131624474 gene encoding uncharacterized protein LOC131624474 translates to MHKSSEFSDEMALNNKSKKPNSPSNFYFFTTLFFIVLFTIPALFLLHTPTTSSICTTFTSHHQSKAWSGDLTSAEFSWNKLQFSQQKKPLSPLKIAVFTRKWPISTTPGGMERHAYTLHTALAQRGHKVHIFTSPQDEKTSEPQQGNYPFIHFHEGEMGKWRYNKALEQYEEENKKEPFDVIHSESVALPHYVARNLSNLAVSWHGIALESLQSGIFQDLARRSDEPISPLFNKSLQGVVPKVLNEIRFFRSYAHHVAISDSCGEMLRDFYQIPSKRVHVIVNGVDEDEFGEDVELGREFRIKIGIPRNVSLVLGVAGRLVKDKGHHLLHEAYSRLITKHPSVYLIVAGSGPWENRYRDLGNQVLVLGSMSPTMLRAFYNAIDIFVNPTLRPQGLDLTLMEAMMSGKPLLASRFPSIKGTLLVDDEYGFMFSPNVESLLEALEEVVKDGPARLAQRGKACREFAASMFTAKKMALAYERLFLCIKDHTFCIYP, encoded by the coding sequence ATGCACAAATCTTCAGAATTCTCTGATGAAATGGCCTTAAACAACAAATCCAAGAAACCAAATTCCCCTTCAAATTTTTACTTCTTCACAACCCTTTTCTTTATTGTCCTCTTCACTATACCAGCTCTTTTCCTTCTCCACACCCCCACCACCTCTTCTATTTGCACCACCTTTACCTCCCACCACCAATCCAAAGCCTGGTCTGGTGATCTCACATCAGCTGAATTCTCATGGAACAAACTCCAATTCTCTCAACAAAAAAAACCACTTTCGCCTCTCAAAATCGCTGTTTTCACTAGAAAATGGCCTATATCCACAACCCCGGGTGGCATGGAACGCCATGCTTATACTCTTCATACTGCTCTAGCTCAAAGAGGACATAAAGTTCATATTTTTACATCACCCCAAGATGAAAAAACCTCAGAACCTCAACAAGGTAACTACCCTTTTATCCATTTTCATGAAGGTGAAATGGGGAAATGGAGATACAATAAAGCATTGGAACAATATGAGGAAGAGAATAAAAAAGAGCCCTTTGATGTTATTCATTCAGAAAGTGTTGCACTTCCTCATTATGTAGCTAGGAACCTCTCAAACCTTGCAGTGTCTTGGCATGGAATAGCACTTGAGAGTTTGCAATCAGGGATTTTTCAGGACTTGGCTAGAAGATCTGATGAACCCATTTCACCTCTTTTCAACAAAAGTTTGCAGGGTGTTGTGCCTAAGGTGTTGAATGAGATAAGATTCTTCAGAAGCTATGCTCATCATGTTGCTATTAGTGATAGTTGTGGTGAGATGCTAAGGGATTTTTATCAGATTCCTAGTAAAAGAGTTCATGTGATTGTGAATGGTGTTGATGAGGATGAGTTTGGAGAAGATGTTGAGTTGGGGAGAGAATTTAGAATCAAAATCGGGATTCCGAGGAATGTTAGTTTGGTACTTGGTGTAGCTGGGAGATTGGTTAAAGACAAAGGTCATCATCTACTTCATGAAGCATATTCAAGGCTAATAACAAAACATCCTAGTGTGTATTTGATTGTTGCTGGTTCTGGACCATGGGAGAACAGGTACAGGGATTTAGGAAACCAGGTTCTTGTTTTGGGATCAATGAGTCCTACCATGTTAAGAGCATTTTACAATGCGATCGACATTTTTGTCAATCCAACACTTAGGCCACAAGGGCTTGATCTTACTTTGATGGAAGCTATGATGAGTGGGAAGCCTCTTTTGGCATCAAGGTTTCCAAGTATTAAAGGTACTCTTTTGGTTGATGATGAGTATGGTTTCATGTTCTCTCCTAATGTGGAGTCCTTATTAGAAGCACTTGAAGAAGTTGTAAAGGATGGACCTGCGAGGTTAGCACAGAGGGGAAAGGCTTGCCGTGAATTTGCCGCCTCTATGTTTACAGCTAAAAAAATGGCATTAGCATATGAGAGGTTGTTTCTTTGTATAAAAGATCATACATTTTGTATCTACCCTTGA